The Bos indicus x Bos taurus breed Angus x Brahman F1 hybrid chromosome 3, Bos_hybrid_MaternalHap_v2.0, whole genome shotgun sequence genome includes a window with the following:
- the TMEM61 gene encoding transmembrane protein 61 isoform X1, with protein MTAPKRKCLEPETGGTCPTDRFTGREPKTCDRARVASTLRYCMMVSGTVVLVAGTLCFAWWSEGDAGPPPGQSAPPTGCPEPGAPGALLRSVSFFCCGAGGLLLLFGLLWSVKASTQKLPRWDPYHLSRDLYYLTVESSEKQSCRTPKVITVPTYEEAVCCPLAGGPLILPASPVEEDLERSASGDALPGAQPPLPPPSYESLIFAAGGISGETARGAACSLTGPVQITEGGS; from the exons ATGACTGCGCCCAAG agaAAATGCCTTGAGCCGGAGACAGGAGGCACTTGCCCCACTGACAGATTCACAGGAAGAGAACCAAAG ACTTGTGACAGGGCCCGCGTGGCCTCCACCCTGCGCTACTGCATGATGGTCAGCGGCACGGTGGTCCTAGTGGCTGGGACTCTCTGCTTCGCCTGGTGGAGTGAAGGAGATGCAGGCCCCCCGCCTGGCCAGTCGGCCCCACCCACTGGATGCCCTGAGCCTGGGGCCCCCGGTGCCCTGCTCAGGTCGGTCAGCTTCTTCTGCTGTGGCGCAGGTGGCCTGCTGCTGCTCTTCGGCCTGCTGTGGTCAGTCAAGGCCAGCACCCAGAAGCTGCCTCGATGGGACCCATACCACCTCTCCAGGGACCTGTACTACCTCACTGTGGAGTCCTCAGAGAAGCAGAGCTGCAG GACCCCGAAGGTGATTACCGTCCCCACTTACGAGGAGGCTGTGTGCTGCCCACTGGCTGGGGGACCCTTGATACTACCTGCGTCCCCTGTGGAGGAAGACCTGGAACGAAGTGCCTCGGGGGATGCCCTGCCTGGGGCCCAGCCCCCCTTGCCTCCACCTAGCTATGAGAGCCTCATCTTTGCTGCCGGTGGCATCTCTGGAGAGACAGCACGTGGGGCTGCATGCTCCCTCACGGGCCCTGTTCAGATTACAGAGGGTGGAAGTTAA
- the TMEM61 gene encoding transmembrane protein 61 isoform X3 has translation MTAPKRKCLEPETGGTCPTDRFTGREPKTCDRARVASTLRYCMMVSGTVVLVAGTLCFAWWSEGDAGPPPGQSAPPTGCPEPGAPGALLRTPKVITVPTYEEAVCCPLAGGPLILPASPVEEDLERSASGDALPGAQPPLPPPSYESLIFAAGGISGETARGAACSLTGPVQITEGGS, from the exons ATGACTGCGCCCAAG agaAAATGCCTTGAGCCGGAGACAGGAGGCACTTGCCCCACTGACAGATTCACAGGAAGAGAACCAAAG ACTTGTGACAGGGCCCGCGTGGCCTCCACCCTGCGCTACTGCATGATGGTCAGCGGCACGGTGGTCCTAGTGGCTGGGACTCTCTGCTTCGCCTGGTGGAGTGAAGGAGATGCAGGCCCCCCGCCTGGCCAGTCGGCCCCACCCACTGGATGCCCTGAGCCTGGGGCCCCCGGTGCCCTGCTCAG GACCCCGAAGGTGATTACCGTCCCCACTTACGAGGAGGCTGTGTGCTGCCCACTGGCTGGGGGACCCTTGATACTACCTGCGTCCCCTGTGGAGGAAGACCTGGAACGAAGTGCCTCGGGGGATGCCCTGCCTGGGGCCCAGCCCCCCTTGCCTCCACCTAGCTATGAGAGCCTCATCTTTGCTGCCGGTGGCATCTCTGGAGAGACAGCACGTGGGGCTGCATGCTCCCTCACGGGCCCTGTTCAGATTACAGAGGGTGGAAGTTAA
- the TMEM61 gene encoding transmembrane protein 61 isoform X2, protein MTAPKTCDRARVASTLRYCMMVSGTVVLVAGTLCFAWWSEGDAGPPPGQSAPPTGCPEPGAPGALLRSVSFFCCGAGGLLLLFGLLWSVKASTQKLPRWDPYHLSRDLYYLTVESSEKQSCRTPKVITVPTYEEAVCCPLAGGPLILPASPVEEDLERSASGDALPGAQPPLPPPSYESLIFAAGGISGETARGAACSLTGPVQITEGGS, encoded by the exons ATGACTGCGCCCAAG ACTTGTGACAGGGCCCGCGTGGCCTCCACCCTGCGCTACTGCATGATGGTCAGCGGCACGGTGGTCCTAGTGGCTGGGACTCTCTGCTTCGCCTGGTGGAGTGAAGGAGATGCAGGCCCCCCGCCTGGCCAGTCGGCCCCACCCACTGGATGCCCTGAGCCTGGGGCCCCCGGTGCCCTGCTCAGGTCGGTCAGCTTCTTCTGCTGTGGCGCAGGTGGCCTGCTGCTGCTCTTCGGCCTGCTGTGGTCAGTCAAGGCCAGCACCCAGAAGCTGCCTCGATGGGACCCATACCACCTCTCCAGGGACCTGTACTACCTCACTGTGGAGTCCTCAGAGAAGCAGAGCTGCAG GACCCCGAAGGTGATTACCGTCCCCACTTACGAGGAGGCTGTGTGCTGCCCACTGGCTGGGGGACCCTTGATACTACCTGCGTCCCCTGTGGAGGAAGACCTGGAACGAAGTGCCTCGGGGGATGCCCTGCCTGGGGCCCAGCCCCCCTTGCCTCCACCTAGCTATGAGAGCCTCATCTTTGCTGCCGGTGGCATCTCTGGAGAGACAGCACGTGGGGCTGCATGCTCCCTCACGGGCCCTGTTCAGATTACAGAGGGTGGAAGTTAA